One window of Campylobacter sp. RM12651 genomic DNA carries:
- a CDS encoding helix-turn-helix transcriptional regulator, producing the protein MHYDEPVFLISVVSKQLNIHPQTLRQYEREGLIEPNRTCGKVRMYSQRDVDRIKLILRFTRDLGVNLAGVSIILELKSQIADYEEMLSGLKEKPKKNALIKQNQKYDVIFYDDKGSS; encoded by the coding sequence ATGCACTATGATGAACCGGTATTTTTAATTTCTGTAGTATCAAAGCAATTAAATATTCATCCACAAACTCTAAGACAATATGAAAGAGAAGGCTTGATTGAGCCTAATAGAACCTGTGGAAAGGTTAGAATGTATTCGCAAAGAGATGTAGATAGAATTAAATTAATCTTAAGATTTACAAGGGATTTGGGGGTAAATTTAGCTGGAGTTAGCATTATTTTAGAGCTTAAAAGTCAAATAGCAGATTATGAAGAAATGCTAAGTGGTTTAAAAGAAAAGCCTAAGAAAAACGCCTTAATTAAACAAAATCAAAAATACGATGTGATATTTTATGATGATAAAGGTAGTAGCTAA
- a CDS encoding DnaJ domain-containing protein, which yields MKNYYDILGVKKDASTDTIKKAYRSLARKYHPDVNKDKGAEEKFKEITEAYEVLSDEDKRRAYDNPSFGGFDGFNFNSSGFSGGFEDIFSHFGFGAGQSRSYNKPAQVELKISFLESVLGTTRSINVRGVSFDVEIKSGVLNNQEITMQKDNLTLKATIKIEHSKEYERDGDDLTKELEIPLKIALFGGKVEFDTPKEQGLKVTLKENVKNGGLIRVKGRGIYNSYSKNQGDLFLRAKVVLPDINTLDDKLVKALKDYL from the coding sequence ATGAAGAATTATTACGACATATTAGGCGTTAAAAAAGACGCAAGTACTGACACAATAAAAAAAGCATATAGAAGTTTAGCTAGAAAATATCATCCTGATGTGAATAAAGACAAGGGTGCTGAAGAAAAATTTAAAGAAATTACCGAAGCTTACGAAGTGTTAAGCGATGAAGATAAAAGAAGAGCTTATGATAATCCTTCTTTTGGTGGATTTGATGGCTTTAATTTTAATTCAAGCGGTTTTAGTGGTGGATTTGAGGATATATTTTCTCATTTTGGTTTTGGAGCAGGGCAAAGTAGGTCTTATAATAAACCAGCTCAAGTTGAGTTAAAAATAAGCTTTTTAGAATCTGTTTTAGGAACTACTAGGAGCATTAATGTAAGGGGTGTTAGTTTTGATGTAGAGATTAAATCAGGCGTATTAAATAATCAAGAAATAACTATGCAAAAAGACAATCTAACATTAAAAGCAACTATTAAAATAGAGCATTCAAAAGAGTATGAGCGTGATGGAGATGACTTGACAAAAGAACTTGAAATTCCTTTAAAAATAGCTTTATTTGGTGGTAAAGTTGAGTTTGATACTCCAAAAGAGCAAGGCTTAAAAGTAACTTTAAAAGAAAATGTAAAAAATGGTGGATTAATCCGTGTTAAAGGTAGGGGAATTTATAATTCATATTCTAAAAATCAAGGGGATTTATTCTTAAGAGCTAAGGTGGTTTTACCTGATATTAATACGCTTGATGATAAGTTGGTTAAAGCTTTAAAAGATTATTTATAA
- the gpmI gene encoding 2,3-bisphosphoglycerate-independent phosphoglycerate mutase, with amino-acid sequence MQKCILVITDGIGLNDRLEYNSFYHAKKPNYDFLNQNAKFSRLKTSGNAVGLPDGQMGNSEVGHMSIGSGRVIYQNLVRIDNAIKDKSLENISILKDFLKKYKNIHIIGLYSDGGVHSSYIHFNEIAKIASVNNNIFMHLISDGRDVKPNSFKDFIKNNPSFITPSSISGRFYAMDRDNNLDRTNEYINMLFSKANKSDLEQYINDNYENKIYDEFFKPLNLGFDGIGKDDGVIIINYRSDRARQIASELKNRLSKNQVLCMCEYDEKLDLGVIFPKIDIKNTLAEVLSKNNLRQFHTAETEKYAHVSFFFNGGVEKEFLNEKRVLIPSPKVKSYDELPQMSAYLVCDEVIKAMNDGFDFIVVNFANGDMVGHTGNYEACIKAVECVDECLGKIIKACKENNYAMLLTSDHGNCEDMKDLNGNILTNHTTYDVGCWLYNYHKDSNLKDGSLANIAASVLKILNLNKPSEMEEALF; translated from the coding sequence ATGCAAAAATGTATATTAGTAATTACCGATGGTATCGGATTAAACGATAGATTAGAATACAATTCTTTTTATCACGCAAAAAAACCAAATTATGATTTTTTAAACCAAAATGCAAAATTTTCAAGACTTAAAACAAGTGGCAATGCAGTAGGTCTTCCAGATGGTCAAATGGGAAATAGTGAAGTAGGACATATGAGTATTGGAAGTGGTAGGGTTATTTATCAAAACCTAGTTAGAATTGATAACGCTATTAAGGATAAAAGCTTAGAAAATATTAGTATTTTAAAAGACTTTTTGAAAAAATATAAAAATATTCATATAATAGGTTTATATAGCGATGGTGGAGTGCATTCAAGTTATATTCACTTTAACGAAATTGCTAAAATTGCAAGCGTTAATAATAATATTTTTATGCACTTAATAAGTGATGGAAGAGATGTTAAACCAAATTCTTTTAAAGATTTTATAAAAAATAATCCAAGTTTTATAACTCCAAGCAGTATTTCAGGTAGATTTTATGCTATGGATAGGGATAATAACTTAGATAGAACAAATGAATATATAAATATGCTTTTTAGTAAAGCAAATAAAAGTGATTTAGAACAATACATAAACGATAATTATGAGAATAAAATTTATGATGAGTTTTTTAAGCCACTTAATCTTGGTTTTGATGGCATTGGTAAAGATGATGGAGTTATTATCATTAATTATAGAAGCGATAGAGCAAGGCAAATTGCAAGTGAGCTGAAAAATCGTTTAAGTAAAAATCAAGTTTTGTGTATGTGTGAATATGATGAAAAACTTGACTTAGGCGTGATTTTTCCAAAAATTGATATTAAAAACACCTTAGCTGAAGTCTTAAGCAAAAATAATTTAAGGCAATTTCACACAGCAGAAACAGAAAAATATGCCCATGTTAGCTTTTTCTTTAATGGCGGGGTAGAGAAAGAATTTCTTAATGAAAAGCGTGTATTAATCCCAAGCCCAAAAGTAAAAAGCTATGATGAATTACCGCAAATGAGTGCTTATTTAGTTTGTGATGAAGTAATTAAGGCTATGAATGATGGTTTTGATTTTATCGTAGTTAATTTTGCAAATGGCGATATGGTAGGTCATACAGGAAATTATGAAGCTTGTATTAAAGCGGTTGAGTGCGTTGATGAATGCTTAGGCAAAATCATTAAAGCTTGTAAAGAAAATAATTATGCTATGCTACTAACTTCAGATCATGGAAACTGCGAAGATATGAAAGATTTAAATGGCAATATTTTAACCAATCATACAACTTATGATGTTGGTTGTTGGCTTTATAATTATCATAAAGATAGTAATTTAAAAGATGGCTCATTAGCAAATATTGCTGCTAGCGTGCTAAAAATACTAAATTTAAATAAGCCTAGCGAAATGGAAGAAGCTTTATTTTAA
- a CDS encoding ABC transporter permease, with protein MIKISNLNKFYGSTQVLKDINIEIKKGEFVILLGKSGSGKSTLLNMIGLIDEPSSGEYIFYDKNLYSLNSEEKSAFRRDNLGFIFQRYNLMPLQSVLENVIMGALYAKKNKQTSIQKAKKLLEKLELSEHIHKKAAHLSGGQQQRVSVARALINDANFILADEPTGALDSANGIKLMQILKELNENGVGVILVTHDESLCKYATRIIKMKDGVIISDENVKEFKTSNLNEDNLNKANFKDRFIASFSFFSQNVKLALNNLITNKLRSFLTMLGLIIATASVISTIALGNGGKADILEEIKSLGTNTIIVHKGSRFGDRNAGRIKDLTYQDLELIKRLDFVKEVGVESGLSGAYITYLKNEVDTDATGVFANFLQISAKEMKEGRFFTEQEEQDAKNVCVISENLAKTLFKIESPLNKIIYLKGQPLRVIGVLKKDKNERDGFDIRVYVPNSTISNKFDGNKHIRRIVVLLKDDVNSELADNSIKQILEIKKGANSILTFNQDAIKKSIESTTNTLSLMIFGIAFIAMIVGGIGVMNIMLVVVKERTKEIGVKLAIGASPSYISTGFLIESVVLCSVAASIGVMIALMLVYGINLLDAPIKMIVDFDAIMLGFLSSTLVGLFFGYFPAKQASKLIPAVALTDD; from the coding sequence ATGATAAAGATAAGCAATCTAAATAAATTTTACGGCTCAACTCAAGTATTAAAAGATATAAATATTGAGATAAAAAAAGGCGAGTTTGTAATATTATTAGGCAAAAGTGGTTCAGGAAAAAGCACCTTGCTTAATATGATAGGCTTAATTGATGAGCCAAGTAGCGGAGAATATATATTTTATGATAAGAATTTGTATTCTTTAAATAGTGAAGAAAAATCAGCCTTTAGAAGAGATAATTTAGGTTTTATATTTCAAAGATACAATTTAATGCCCTTACAAAGTGTATTAGAAAATGTAATAATGGGAGCTTTATATGCTAAGAAAAACAAACAAACTAGTATTCAAAAAGCTAAAAAATTATTAGAAAAATTAGAACTTAGCGAACATATTCATAAAAAAGCAGCACATTTAAGTGGTGGTCAGCAACAGCGTGTAAGTGTAGCAAGAGCACTTATAAATGATGCAAATTTTATATTAGCAGATGAGCCAACAGGAGCGCTTGATAGTGCAAATGGAATAAAGCTTATGCAAATTCTAAAGGAGCTAAATGAAAACGGAGTTGGGGTTATTTTAGTAACTCACGATGAGAGTTTATGTAAATACGCAACTAGAATTATCAAAATGAAAGATGGAGTTATCATTAGCGATGAAAATGTCAAAGAATTTAAAACAAGCAATTTAAATGAAGATAATTTAAATAAAGCTAATTTTAAAGATAGATTTATAGCTAGTTTTAGCTTTTTTTCTCAAAATGTAAAACTTGCATTAAATAATCTAATCACAAATAAATTAAGGTCATTTCTTACTATGCTAGGGCTTATAATCGCTACTGCTTCAGTAATTTCAACGATAGCTTTAGGAAATGGTGGAAAAGCTGATATTTTAGAAGAGATAAAATCACTTGGGACAAATACAATTATAGTTCATAAAGGCTCAAGATTTGGAGATAGGAATGCAGGTAGGATTAAGGATTTAACATACCAAGATTTAGAGCTTATTAAAAGGCTTGATTTTGTAAAAGAAGTTGGGGTTGAGAGTGGTTTAAGTGGTGCTTATATTACTTATTTAAAAAACGAAGTAGATACTGATGCTACAGGGGTTTTTGCGAATTTTTTACAAATTAGTGCTAAGGAGATGAAAGAAGGTAGATTTTTTACCGAGCAAGAAGAACAAGACGCTAAGAATGTATGTGTAATTAGTGAGAATTTAGCTAAAACTTTATTTAAAATAGAAAGTCCATTAAATAAAATAATATATCTAAAAGGTCAGCCATTAAGAGTAATTGGGGTTCTTAAAAAAGATAAAAATGAGCGAGATGGTTTTGATATTAGAGTTTATGTTCCAAATAGCACAATTAGCAATAAATTTGATGGTAATAAACATATTAGGCGTATTGTTGTATTGCTTAAAGATGATGTAAATAGTGAATTAGCTGATAATAGCATTAAACAGATTTTAGAGATTAAAAAGGGTGCTAATTCAATTTTGACCTTTAATCAAGACGCTATTAAAAAAAGTATAGAAAGCACTACAAATACACTTAGTTTAATGATTTTTGGTATTGCATTTATTGCTATGATTGTTGGCGGAATTGGTGTTATGAATATTATGCTTGTCGTTGTAAAAGAGCGAACTAAAGAAATAGGGGTAAAACTTGCAATCGGAGCAAGTCCATCTTATATTAGCACGGGGTTTTTGATTGAATCGGTTGTGCTTTGTAGCGTGGCCGCTAGTATTGGTGTAATGATTGCTTTAATGCTTGTTTATGGCATTAATTTACTTGACGCCCCTATTAAAATGATAGTTGATTTTGATGCTATTATGTTAGGGTTTTTAAGTAGCACTTTAGTTGGTTTATTTTTTGGATATTTTCCTGCTAAACAAGCTAGTAAACTAATCCCTGCAGTTGCTTTAACTGATGATTGA
- a CDS encoding efflux RND transporter periplasmic adaptor subunit, translating into MKKILAILIVIIIGIFSFAYFSNDETNNNFRIIKPKRMDLSINVEAVGKAYSPSLVNVATLANGEIKEFRVKLGDKLKKGDIIAILDDEKAKNDLAIEKSKLISLNDEEEAARVYLNELYVKLQTQEKLLSKGASSKENYLNAKTNYYNAKAKLSSIKAQIIQTNANISTMQESLDETIVKAPIDGSVIGVYASLGQTINSKQSSPTLIKLANLDEMEVRMQIAQNDVSLLKVGQKITYTPLSDGASTKEASINSIDSADVSVIDNATSSGAVYYYARYFVNNNPELKIGIDVQNTIEIDKVVNALTLPINYINKDNQGYFVNIKDNSEIGYKKAYITLGKSDNFNIEITSGLNDDDEVVITNDKDKQSK; encoded by the coding sequence ATGAAAAAAATACTAGCTATTTTGATAGTAATAATTATAGGCATATTTAGTTTTGCATATTTTAGTAATGATGAAACTAATAATAATTTTAGAATTATTAAACCAAAAAGAATGGATTTATCAATTAATGTTGAAGCAGTAGGCAAGGCTTATTCTCCTTCTTTGGTAAATGTTGCAACTTTAGCAAATGGGGAAATTAAAGAATTTCGTGTAAAGCTAGGAGATAAGCTTAAAAAAGGCGATATTATTGCTATTTTAGATGATGAAAAAGCTAAGAATGATTTGGCTATAGAAAAAAGTAAATTGATTAGTTTAAATGATGAAGAAGAAGCAGCTAGAGTATATTTAAACGAATTATATGTAAAACTTCAAACTCAAGAAAAGTTATTAAGTAAGGGTGCTAGCTCTAAAGAAAATTATTTAAACGCAAAAACTAATTATTACAACGCAAAAGCAAAACTTAGCTCAATAAAAGCTCAAATAATTCAAACAAATGCAAATATTTCTACTATGCAAGAAAGCTTAGATGAAACAATAGTAAAAGCCCCTATTGATGGTAGTGTAATAGGTGTTTATGCTAGTTTAGGTCAGACAATTAACTCAAAGCAAAGCTCACCAACACTAATTAAATTAGCTAACTTAGATGAGATGGAAGTAAGAATGCAAATAGCACAAAATGATGTTAGCTTATTAAAAGTAGGGCAAAAAATCACATATACTCCATTAAGTGATGGGGCTAGCACTAAAGAAGCTAGCATAAATAGTATTGATAGTGCTGATGTTAGTGTTATTGATAATGCTACTTCAAGTGGGGCTGTTTATTATTATGCTAGATATTTTGTAAATAATAACCCTGAATTAAAAATAGGAATAGATGTTCAAAATACCATAGAAATTGATAAGGTAGTAAATGCTTTAACTTTACCTATTAATTATATTAATAAAGACAATCAAGGCTATTTTGTAAATATTAAAGATAATAGCGAGATAGGCTATAAAAAAGCATATATAACCTTAGGTAAGAGCGATAATTTTAATATAGAAATTACAAGTGGCTTAAATGATGATGATGAAGTGGTAATAACTAATGATAAAGATAAGCAATCTAAATAA
- the fliL gene encoding flagellar basal body-associated protein FliL, which produces MAENEEVVAPKSKGSSLVLILVTVLLLVVLIIGGLVIFLLMGSGDEEKADESVKTEQVEKKPAKKKNEMSADVGVIYPLDGFTVNLVSDSGTKYLKCKIELEQNIETLTPELDKKIPIIKDKIIETLSSKSVEEISTGKGKERLKEEIINKINEVLNDGFIKNIYFTDFVIT; this is translated from the coding sequence ATGGCAGAAAACGAAGAAGTTGTAGCACCAAAATCAAAAGGTTCTAGTTTGGTTTTAATTTTAGTAACCGTTTTATTACTTGTTGTATTAATCATAGGCGGTTTAGTTATATTTTTATTAATGGGAAGTGGCGATGAAGAAAAGGCTGATGAAAGTGTAAAAACCGAGCAAGTTGAAAAAAAACCTGCTAAGAAAAAGAACGAAATGTCAGCTGATGTTGGTGTTATTTATCCATTAGATGGCTTTACCGTGAATTTAGTAAGTGATAGTGGGACTAAATATTTAAAATGCAAAATTGAATTAGAGCAAAATATAGAAACACTAACACCAGAACTTGATAAAAAAATACCTATTATTAAAGATAAAATAATAGAAACTCTAAGCTCAAAAAGTGTAGAAGAAATAAGCACAGGAAAAGGCAAAGAAAGATTAAAAGAAGAAATTATCAATAAAATTAATGAAGTATTAAATGATGGCTTTATCAAAAATATTTATTTTACTGATTTTGTGATTACTTGA
- the acpS gene encoding holo-ACP synthase, which yields MIGCDIVEIARVEKILAKSQIKFLKKILTENELKTLSSNSNSIAGYYAAKEAASKALGCGISKDCSFMDIEIIKNNQNRPSILFSEKIFNKFGVKSAHLSISHDAGIAMAVVMLEK from the coding sequence ATGATTGGTTGTGATATTGTTGAGATTGCTAGAGTTGAGAAAATTCTAGCTAAATCTCAAATTAAATTCTTAAAAAAAATCCTTACCGAAAACGAATTAAAAACTCTAAGTTCTAATTCAAATTCTATTGCAGGTTATTACGCAGCAAAAGAAGCAGCTAGTAAAGCTTTAGGCTGTGGAATTAGTAAAGATTGCTCTTTTATGGATATAGAAATTATAAAAAATAATCAAAATAGACCTAGTATTTTATTTAGTGAAAAAATTTTTAATAAATTTGGAGTAAAATCAGCTCATCTTAGTATTAGCCACGATGCAGGGATTGCAATGGCTGTTGTTATGCTGGAGAAATAA
- a CDS encoding MFS transporter has protein sequence MKNYLELLKYSKTFKILILVQFITYFGAWFSQIGVYTMLIEFDFSEFSWNILGSEINHESMKKWAISFSAVFAFLPTILMAPISGIIIDSFKSKKLLLLSIIIELFSVFLLIFIKDASYIFILFLLIFIRLAVASLYFQTEMSLLPHIFDKDRLKLANELFSVVWAISYTTGMAVAGMFIHYFGVYNAFLLDCFLFLIGITLLFFIKIEVKNEKFYFKNITKMAKEGLFYLLGNKKILHLILLHAFIGFTAYDALINFLAGYDYLNKVYFLKEILSTGLIIGLSNAIRALSLVVGPLILSKVVNHKRLFYFFILQGLGIITWALLQFNFWVSFIGLIFAGFFTSTIWSYTYTAIQNNCDKEYYGRVIAYVDMIYMSFSLAITLLTGWLFDNKVGTFYITILIGSCFIIGAFYWLFYIRNYGCEK, from the coding sequence TTGAAAAATTATCTTGAATTATTAAAATATAGTAAGACTTTTAAAATTCTTATCCTAGTTCAATTCATAACTTATTTTGGGGCTTGGTTTTCACAAATTGGTGTTTATACTATGCTAATTGAGTTTGATTTTAGCGAGTTTAGTTGGAATATTTTAGGCTCTGAAATAAATCACGAAAGTATGAAAAAATGGGCTATATCTTTTTCTGCTGTATTTGCATTTTTGCCTACTATTTTAATGGCGCCAATTAGTGGAATTATAATTGATAGTTTTAAGTCTAAAAAACTTTTATTATTATCAATTATCATTGAATTATTTTCAGTATTTTTACTAATTTTTATAAAAGACGCTAGTTATATTTTTATACTATTTTTACTAATTTTTATAAGACTTGCGGTTGCAAGTTTATATTTTCAAACTGAAATGAGTTTATTGCCACATATTTTTGATAAAGACAGATTAAAGCTAGCAAATGAGTTATTTTCAGTAGTTTGGGCTATTTCATACACTACAGGAATGGCAGTTGCTGGTATGTTTATACATTATTTTGGGGTTTATAATGCCTTTTTGCTTGATTGCTTTTTATTTTTAATTGGAATTACATTATTATTTTTTATAAAAATAGAAGTAAAAAATGAAAAATTTTATTTCAAAAATATCACAAAAATGGCTAAAGAAGGTTTGTTTTATTTACTAGGAAATAAAAAAATATTACATTTAATACTATTACACGCCTTTATAGGATTTACAGCTTATGATGCTTTGATTAATTTTTTAGCTGGATATGATTATTTAAATAAAGTATATTTTCTAAAAGAAATTCTAAGCACAGGTTTAATAATAGGACTTAGTAATGCAATTAGAGCTTTATCTTTAGTGGTTGGACCTTTAATTTTAAGTAAAGTCGTAAATCACAAAAGATTATTTTATTTTTTTATTTTACAAGGCTTAGGGATTATTACTTGGGCTTTACTTCAATTTAATTTCTGGGTATCTTTTATAGGTTTAATATTTGCTGGATTTTTTACTAGCACGATATGGTCTTATACTTATACAGCAATTCAAAACAATTGCGATAAAGAATATTATGGCAGAGTGATTGCTTATGTTGATATGATTTATATGAGCTTTTCATTAGCAATTACTTTACTAACTGGTTGGTTATTTGATAATAAAGTTGGCACTTTTTATATTACAATATTAATTGGAAGTTGCTTTATAATAGGTGCTTTTTATTGGTTATTTTATATAAGGAATTATGGATGCGAAAAGTAA
- a CDS encoding CheB methylesterase domain-containing protein, with protein sequence MRKVILIGASTGGPSQIKYLIQDLKLVNTTIVIAQHMQANFLPSYAHQLDKECLSDVALLENTCFLDDKKIYICQYNTELFSNLRANFNNGVFPFCPNVDLLFNSASKLTKDYEILAILLTGIGDDGAKGLFELYKKGAKCIGESEKSCIVYGMPKRAYELNNNLLQLDIEDIKKEIVNFIQR encoded by the coding sequence ATGCGAAAAGTAATTTTAATAGGTGCTAGCACAGGTGGTCCTAGTCAGATTAAGTATTTAATTCAAGATTTAAAACTTGTAAATACAACAATAGTTATTGCTCAACATATGCAAGCAAATTTTTTACCAAGTTACGCACATCAACTTGATAAAGAATGTTTAAGCGATGTTGCGTTATTAGAAAATACTTGCTTTTTAGATGATAAAAAAATATATATTTGTCAATACAATACGGAGTTATTTTCAAATCTAAGGGCTAATTTTAATAATGGAGTTTTTCCATTTTGTCCTAATGTAGATTTATTGTTTAATAGTGCTTCAAAACTTACAAAAGATTATGAAATACTAGCAATATTATTAACAGGGATTGGAGATGATGGTGCTAAAGGCTTATTTGAACTATACAAAAAAGGCGCTAAGTGTATAGGCGAGAGTGAAAAATCTTGTATAGTTTATGGAATGCCAAAAAGAGCTTATGAATTAAATAATAATCTTTTACAACTTGACATTGAAGATATAAAAAAAGAAATTGTAAATTTCATTCAAAGGTAG
- a CDS encoding CheR family methyltransferase: MFSFLSNKKDIENQQKEEFKFHDDNYEFDMLLLKIRQVCGIDLEVKKTTIRPKLIKFCTNNNLSSFSQLTNKMDLNLPIRQELFDLITVCETYFYRELKQLNELIYILRAEPSKRRILCAPSSSGEEVYSILMLANEAGITNLSILGIDINAEIIQKARARRYSKRSLYNLNDNLIKKYFDQDNDEYVIKSQYFSNAKFEVVNVFDKKFLELGKFDVILSRNMMIYFNEEYKYRLVDNFVKNLNDGGMFFAGHADLVPSHNELKKVYANTCTYYVKE, from the coding sequence ATGTTTAGTTTTTTATCAAATAAAAAAGATATAGAAAATCAACAAAAAGAAGAGTTTAAATTCCACGATGATAATTATGAGTTTGATATGCTTTTATTGAAAATTAGGCAAGTTTGTGGAATTGATTTAGAAGTTAAAAAAACAACAATAAGACCAAAATTAATCAAATTTTGCACTAATAATAATTTAAGCTCTTTTTCTCAATTAACTAATAAAATGGATTTAAACCTTCCTATTAGACAAGAATTATTTGACTTAATAACGGTTTGTGAAACTTATTTTTATAGAGAACTAAAACAACTTAATGAATTAATTTATATCCTAAGAGCAGAACCTAGCAAAAGAAGAATTTTATGCGCTCCAAGTTCAAGTGGAGAAGAAGTATATTCAATACTAATGCTAGCAAATGAAGCAGGGATTACTAATCTTTCAATCTTAGGAATAGATATAAATGCTGAAATTATTCAAAAAGCAAGAGCTAGAAGATATTCAAAACGCTCATTATATAATCTAAATGATAATCTAATCAAAAAATACTTTGACCAAGACAATGATGAATATGTGATAAAAAGCCAATATTTTTCTAATGCTAAGTTTGAAGTTGTGAATGTATTTGATAAGAAATTTTTAGAATTAGGTAAATTTGATGTGATACTTTCAAGAAATATGATGATTTATTTTAATGAAGAATACAAATACCGCTTGGTTGATAATTTTGTCAAAAATCTCAATGATGGTGGAATGTTTTTCGCTGGACATGCTGATTTAGTTCCAAGTCATAATGAATTAAAAAAAGTATATGCAAATACTTGTACTTACTATGTAAAAGAATAA